The Vigna radiata var. radiata cultivar VC1973A chromosome 6, Vradiata_ver6, whole genome shotgun sequence DNA segment TGACGTGCAAACTTAAAATTTGCACGCTTTTAAGTAGACTCCATTTAATAAGATAAATGTTGGTGCACCTATCATGGCGTCTAGGGCATGCACCTTGTTATATAATACACACAATATAGAAAAGGTCCAAAAAGAGGattacaaaatgaaatgaaaaacctGTGATTTTGATCATTATCTATATGTAGAAAGTCAGAAAGCATGCATACATACACAAAAGCTGTTTTCTCTTCTCATTGGTGACAACATGCATAGAACAGAACAAAGGAAGtaagaatgaaattgaattaattaattaattacagaAGGGTGGTGGTTAAAAAATCTTTGCAACATCTCTGACTAGGCCACGGTTGGCTCTTGCAAATTCTGTGAACTCTTCGTGTGAAATATAGCCATCTCCATCAGTGTCAATCTCTTCCATCATCCTTTGCACCTCTTCTGGTGTTACTGATCCAAGTGCCTTCAGTGCTTCTCCGAGCTCAGCTGAAGAGATTTGGCCATCGCCGTTCGCATCAAAACGCTTGAAAATGCGCTCCCTGTCAGCCACGTCTTGAGGATCATCAGCCATTGTGGTTGGTTAGACAGACACAAATGTAGGAATAACAAATTATACTAATGTCTTGTTTCAATGAATGAGTTCCTTATGGTTTGTTTCGTTTGGATGAGTTGCACTTAGATTGCAGATTGGTCAAAGGGTGTGGAACTTGGTTCTTAAAGAGGTGGGGTGCCACTTGATGTAAGGACACCCTTTAATGTCGGGGTTGGTGTCCTATTTGGCAATGATCATCAGACATAGTCATGGTTTACAACCGTTTTATTACTATACTTTTTTGTGGATGAAAATGTTTGGGACATCAATGGAGAATGTTTCTGACTTCtggttgaaaatggaaaattCTCTAACTTTGGTTCAATTCATTGCTATGGGAAAATTTTAAACCATAGCTTCTCTCGGAGCATCTGTATAATTAAATAGCTATCTTGAATTCAAATATTCATTACCAAACATTATCAtattaagtatttttagaaGGCATAGTTTTTTAGGCCATAATCAAATGACCGACAATATTGATGATTAGCATATTCTACCGATAAGGTTGATAGCGAACtaactttgaaaaatatattaatattctaGATGAATGCATGTTattgaatttattgataaacatatttataaattatatcaaGTACTTATCTTATAAAGAGAACTGTAAAGACAGACTAAATGAGGTCACTAATATAAAGAATGGATATTTGGATTAAATATTTCTCTTAAAATTGCAATATTTCATGTATTTAAAGCcgtgttcacttgagtggatttgaaggagggtaattgagtggatttgagagaatttgaaagtaatttttgttgttgtttatttgagtgaatttggaagtaaacaacagtgaatttgaaagtaaagtttgtgagaattagtgtaagatttaatttatatgacaaattaaaaaaatttacttccaaatccactttcATTTAtctctaaatctattcaaataaacaacaaaaaaaatttatcttcaaatcttctcaaatcctttcaattactccccccaaatccactcaagtgaacaagacctaaGTCTTTATTTGAGGATATCCgttcaaatttttatgaagtTAACACTGTTATGTTGTTTGATGCTATTTGGTGTTAAATTTAATCCATTGTAATATAAAAaggttaattaatataaattttattgaaaaatatatgtcatatacacttatataatttaaacaaaaaaaattgttacacaaacaatattatatagatgcttgaagaatgaaaagtatatataactaaaaagaaaacataattaaaaatgaaataaaataatataaaaattaaaaacaataatcttTAAATACAAGTTATTATCTTAGATCATAAATGTATGAAAATTGGTattggaaaacaaattttaataattgttaaacTACATAAGGGACTCACTATAGAAACCATTTat contains these protein-coding regions:
- the LOC106764558 gene encoding polcalcin Ole e 3, with the protein product MADDPQDVADRERIFKRFDANGDGQISSAELGEALKALGSVTPEEVQRMMEEIDTDGDGYISHEEFTEFARANRGLVRDVAKIF